From a single Macrobrachium rosenbergii isolate ZJJX-2024 chromosome 59, ASM4041242v1, whole genome shotgun sequence genomic region:
- the LOC136837592 gene encoding circumsporozoite protein-like — translation MTPPLILHFLHPDPDPPEIPDILPPDPPDDSDPPELPDALPPDPPDDPDPPEMTDTLPPDPPEDPDPPELPDILPPDPPDDPDPPEMTDILSPDAPEDPDPPEPPDALPPNPPDDPEPPDPPEDPDPPELPDALPPDPPDDPDPPEITDILPPDPPDDTDPPGLLMHFLLIPR, via the coding sequence ATGACTCCTCCCCTGATCCTCCACTTCCTCCATCCAGACCCTGATCCCCCTGAAATTCCTGATATACTTCCTCCTGATCCTCCTGATGACTCAGATCCCCCTGAACTTCCTGATGCGCTTCCTCCTGATCCTCCAGATGACCCAGATCCCCCTGAAATGACTGATACACTTCCTCCTGATCCTCCAGAAGATCCAGATCCTCCTGAACTTCCTGATATACTTCCTCCTGATCCTCCAGATGATCCAGATCCCCCTGAAATGACTGATATACTTTCTCCTGATGCTCCAGAAGATCCAGATCCCCCTGAACCTCCTGATGCGCTTCCTCCTAATCCTCCAGATGACCCAGAACCTCCTGATCCTCCAGAAGATCCAGATCCTCCTGAACTTCCTGATGCACTTCCTCCTGATCCTCCAGATGACCCAGATCCCCCTGAAATAACTGATATACTTCCTCCTGATCCTCCAGATGACACAGATCCTCCTGGGCTTCTGATGCACTTCCTCCTGATCCCCAGATGA
- the LOC136837590 gene encoding uncharacterized protein, translating into MTQMPDDPDPPELPDIIPPDPPDDPDAPEMSDILPPDPPEDPDPPEFPDILPPDPPEDPDPPELPDIIPPDPPDDPDPPELPDILPPDPPELPDIIPPDPPDDPDPPELPDIIPPDPPEDPDPPELPDIIPPDPPDDP; encoded by the exons ATGACCCAGATGCCTG ATGACCCAGATCCTCCTGAGCTTCCTGATATAATTCCTCCTGATCCTCCAGATGACCCAGATGCCCCTGAAATGTCTGATATACTTCCTCCTGATCCTCCAGAAGATCCAGATCCCCCTGAATTTCCTGATATACTTCCTCCTGATCCTCCAGAAGATCCAGATCCCCCTGAACTTCCTGATATAATTCCTCCAGATCCTCCAGATGACCCAGATCCCCCTGAACTTCCTGATATACTTCCTCCTGATCCTCCTGAACTTCCTGATATAATTCCTCCTGATCCTCCAGATGACCCAGATCCCCCTGAACTTCCTGATATAATTCCTCCTGATCCTCCAGAAGATCCAGATCCTCCTGAACTTCCTGATATAATTCCTCCTGATCCTCCAGATGACCCTTAG
- the LOC136837589 gene encoding uncharacterized protein, with the protein MIISVIIIIPSEGGGTGGSGSSGGSAGGSGVSGGSGSGSSGVSGGSGGSESGISGGSGLSGGSGGSAGSGDSASGGSGGSGSSGGSGGSSGSAGSGISGGSESSGGSGGSVSGSSGASGSSGGSGGSVSGSSGASGSSGGSGGIIHCSSASESSGRIRRSISL; encoded by the coding sequence ATGAtaatcagtgttattattatcatcccctCCGAAGGTGGAGGCACAGGTGGAAGTGGCTCCTCAGGAGGATCTGCAGGAGGTTCAGGAGTCTCTGGAGGCAGTGGATCAGGAAGTTCAGGAGTTTCTGGTGGATCAGGAGGCAGTGAATCAGGAATTTCAGGAGGGTCTGGATTATCTGGAGGATCTGGTGGATCTGCAGGATCGGGTGACAGCGCATCAGGAGGTTCAGGAGGATCTGGGTCTTCTGGAGGATCTGGAGGATCTAGTGGATCTGCAGGATCAGGAATTTCAGGAGGATCTGAGTCATCTGGAGGATCAGGAGGAAGTGTATCAGGAAGTTCAGGGGCATCTGGATCTTCTGGAGGATCAGGAGGAAGTGTATCAGGAAGTTCAGGGGCATCTGGATCTTCTGGAGGATCAGGAGGAATTATACATTGTAGTTCAGCATCTGAGTCATCTGGGAGGATCAGGAGAAGTATATCACTGTAA
- the LOC136837593 gene encoding loricrin-like: protein FRGSGSSGGSGGSVSGSSGGSGSSGGSGGSASGSSGGSGSSGGSGGSASGISGISGLSGGLGGSISGSLGGSGSSGGSGGSLSGSLGGSGSSGGSGGSISVISGGSGSSGGSGASVSGSSGGSGL from the coding sequence TTCAGGGGATCTGGGTCATCTGGAGGATCAGGAGGAAGTGTATCAGGAAGTTCAGGAGGATCTGGGTCATCTGGAGGATCAGGAGGAAGTGCATCAGGAAGCTCAGGAGGATCTGGGTCATCTGGAGGATCAGGAGGAAGTGCATCAGGAATTTCAGGAATATCTGGGTTATCAGGAGGATTAGGAGGAAGTATATCGGGAAGTTTAGGGGGATCTGGGTCTTCTGGAGGATCAGGAGGAAGTTTATCAGGAAGTTTAGGAGGATCTGGATCTTCTGGGGGATCAGGAGGAAGTATATCAGTCATTTCAGGGGGATCTGGGTCATCCGGAGGATCAGGAGCAAGTGTGTCAGGAAGTTCAGGAGGATCTGGGTTATGA